One window of the Coleofasciculus sp. FACHB-1120 genome contains the following:
- a CDS encoding M56 family metallopeptidase produces the protein MHLAMILTALGLAWCLRCTGSNPSGNWTQRWQRAFGLFLFPPMLLIVTAIAVICMGTDGKMGGLQAGWFSYSLAWGFLGVAGILCLKLAREGWLAVQQTRTYPQIEIEGKLGRLLEASVLFSAQIGFWQPELVVSQGLLETLDRDHLKAVLAHEQAHSYYRDTFWFFWLGWVRRITAWLPNTEALWQELLLLRELRADRWAAQQVDPLLLAESLLLVVSVSPVQSESFCAAFSAVATRNRLEERIEALLAPPEESNSPSLWLWHWILLGFLPLITVPFHS, from the coding sequence ATGCATCTAGCAATGATTCTGACAGCGTTAGGATTAGCGTGGTGTCTGAGATGCACAGGGTCAAATCCTTCTGGAAATTGGACGCAACGCTGGCAACGAGCCTTTGGGTTATTTTTGTTTCCGCCGATGCTATTAATCGTGACAGCGATCGCGGTTATTTGTATGGGTACAGACGGAAAAATGGGAGGACTGCAAGCCGGATGGTTCAGCTACTCCCTCGCATGGGGATTTTTAGGTGTTGCCGGAATTTTATGTCTAAAGTTGGCAAGGGAGGGATGGCTTGCGGTACAACAGACACGCACCTATCCCCAAATTGAGATTGAAGGTAAATTGGGTCGCCTTCTTGAGGCTAGCGTTCTATTTAGTGCCCAAATTGGGTTCTGGCAGCCTGAATTAGTCGTGAGTCAGGGATTGTTAGAAACCCTCGATCGAGATCATCTAAAAGCAGTTCTCGCCCACGAACAAGCGCATTCCTATTATCGGGATACGTTTTGGTTTTTTTGGCTTGGCTGGGTGCGTCGGATAACCGCTTGGCTGCCAAATACAGAAGCTTTGTGGCAAGAACTTTTACTATTGCGAGAACTTCGTGCGGATCGATGGGCGGCGCAACAGGTAGATCCTTTGTTGTTGGCGGAATCTCTGCTATTGGTGGTGAGTGTCTCGCCAGTACAGTCTGAAAGTTTCTGTGCGGCGTTCAGCGCTGTTGCCACCCGGAACCGTTTAGAGGAAAGAATCGAAGCACTTTTAGCACCACCAGAAGAGTCAAATTCACCCAGCTTATGGCTTTGGCATTGGATACTGCTAGGCTTTCTTCCGCTAATAACCGTGCCGTTTCACAGTTAA
- a CDS encoding choice-of-anchor Q domain-containing protein, producing the protein MKQPLYFLTLAFCVALTISSHQKAKAAGTVGNGTAASCTEAALDTALVGGGTVTFNCGSSPHTIVVKEKVLSANTVIDGRGVVTLSGNGTNRIFSTDSLVQLTLKNLTIANGFSAENGGGVYSGYRGKLVVLNSTFSNNKSTKPGEAGGGAIYSKSESTIIIDKSTFTGNQASLGGAIYDLLSDLTVTNSTFTGNSAGIVAPGGAGGAIYNDGANGNLGKIILRNNTFTNNTATNQGGAFFNQLYNSNTTAIENNTFSGNSVTGTDDKGFGGAIFVVGGTTTAPNYTAGTNSTIFVVRNTTFSGNLSANQGGGLWTGNDVKAEVSNTTFSGNRAVTPDAKGGLGGAIMRTSGKMTINNATIANNYAGFMGAGIFGSSPDITLKNTIIANNKADNGGNTWNIKQNCSDEMTNGGNNIQFPAKNPNDPTDKNCAVSITIVEPMLGALSATGGLTQTLPLLAGSPAINTGNNATCLATDQRGVARPQGGVCDIGAFEAK; encoded by the coding sequence ATGAAACAACCACTCTATTTTTTAACTCTCGCTTTCTGCGTCGCCTTAACGATTTCCTCGCATCAAAAAGCTAAGGCGGCTGGAACTGTCGGCAATGGAACTGCTGCAAGCTGTACTGAAGCTGCTTTAGATACTGCTTTAGTAGGTGGGGGGACTGTAACCTTTAATTGTGGTTCCAGTCCGCATACGATTGTAGTGAAAGAAAAGGTACTTTCCGCTAATACGGTAATCGACGGACGAGGTGTAGTAACTCTCAGCGGAAATGGAACTAATCGGATCTTCTCCACTGATAGTCTTGTTCAACTGACACTTAAGAACCTCACCATTGCTAATGGCTTTAGCGCCGAAAATGGCGGCGGTGTTTATAGCGGTTATCGAGGTAAGTTAGTAGTGCTGAACTCTACCTTCAGCAACAACAAATCAACGAAACCGGGAGAGGCTGGAGGCGGTGCCATCTATAGTAAGAGTGAAAGTACAATTATTATAGATAAAAGCACTTTTACCGGAAACCAAGCCAGCCTCGGTGGTGCAATCTATGACTTGCTCAGCGATCTAACCGTAACTAACAGCACCTTCACGGGAAATAGCGCTGGAATTGTGGCTCCGGGTGGGGCGGGTGGTGCCATTTATAATGATGGTGCTAATGGCAATCTTGGCAAAATCATCCTGCGGAATAACACCTTCACAAACAATACTGCTACCAATCAAGGCGGCGCTTTCTTTAACCAACTTTATAATAGTAATACAACGGCAATCGAAAATAATACCTTCTCTGGAAATAGCGTTACAGGCACTGACGACAAAGGCTTTGGCGGTGCTATTTTCGTGGTCGGTGGCACTACGACTGCTCCTAATTACACAGCCGGAACAAATAGCACTATTTTTGTAGTGAGAAACACTACCTTTTCTGGCAACCTTTCTGCGAATCAGGGCGGGGGACTGTGGACTGGAAATGATGTAAAGGCAGAAGTTTCTAATACTACTTTTTCAGGCAATCGAGCCGTGACTCCAGATGCGAAGGGGGGTTTGGGCGGTGCCATTATGAGAACCAGTGGCAAGATGACCATCAATAATGCCACGATTGCTAACAATTATGCTGGGTTTATGGGAGCTGGTATTTTTGGCAGTAGTCCAGATATAACGCTGAAGAATACAATTATCGCTAATAATAAGGCAGATAATGGGGGGAATACCTGGAATATTAAACAGAATTGTTCTGACGAAATGACCAACGGCGGCAACAATATCCAATTTCCCGCCAAAAATCCAAACGATCCCACAGACAAAAACTGCGCGGTTAGCATCACTATTGTTGAACCAATGCTAGGCGCACTTTCTGCCACTGGTGGTTTGACTCAAACTCTACCGTTATTAGCCGGTAGTCCAGCGATTAATACAGGTAACAATGCGACTTGCTTGGCAACCGATCAACGGGGTGTTGCAAGACCGCAAGGCGGTGTTTGTGATATCGGAGCGTTTGAAGCAAAGTAA
- the pap gene encoding polyphosphate:AMP phosphotransferase codes for MLDTLDLDLSLDKNTYESQIETLMRQVRSLQKACWDKKLPMIVVLEGWAAAGKGALVKKMVNYMDPRGFTVHPIWPPNEEEQQYPFLWRFWRRLPVKGSIGIFYHSWYTHVLEDRLFARIEESKIPCVMAEINAFERQLVDDGNAIAKFWIHLSRKELKHRLKEYAKDPLDSWRVRPEDWKQEKHYGKYVDYAEEMLVQTSTGSAPWTLVEGNCQRWAQVKVLTQFAATLTEALDRLHIRTPILPPTPFQEHLNPAEPDLLAQVDLNLALSKDEYKKQLREAQVELLKLQMKIHKHQVPVLVLFEGWDAAGKGGAIKRLTDVLDPRSYAVHPFAAPTDEEKAHHYLWRFWRWLPTAGTIGIDDRSWYGRVLVERVEGFATELEWRRAYQEINEFESQLTNAGYVLVKFWLHISPEEQYQRFISRQNDPFKQYKLTAEDWRNRDNWAFYEVAVNQAIQRTNTPNAPWTIVAANDKYYARVKVIQTVTEAIRTKLKRR; via the coding sequence ATGCTAGATACCCTGGACTTGGATCTTTCCCTCGATAAAAATACCTATGAGTCTCAGATTGAGACGCTAATGCGTCAAGTGCGATCGCTCCAAAAGGCTTGCTGGGACAAAAAGCTACCCATGATTGTCGTGCTGGAAGGTTGGGCAGCGGCGGGGAAAGGTGCTTTAGTCAAGAAAATGGTCAATTACATGGACCCGCGAGGGTTTACGGTTCACCCGATTTGGCCTCCCAACGAGGAAGAGCAACAATACCCCTTTTTGTGGCGCTTCTGGCGGAGACTGCCAGTAAAGGGCAGTATTGGGATTTTTTATCACAGCTGGTACACCCATGTTTTAGAAGACCGGCTGTTTGCAAGAATCGAGGAGTCAAAAATTCCATGCGTGATGGCGGAGATAAACGCCTTTGAGCGCCAACTGGTGGATGATGGAAATGCGATCGCTAAATTCTGGATTCATCTAAGCCGCAAAGAATTAAAGCACCGGCTAAAAGAATATGCCAAAGATCCCTTAGACTCTTGGCGAGTGCGTCCGGAAGACTGGAAACAAGAGAAACACTACGGCAAATATGTAGATTATGCCGAGGAAATGCTCGTCCAAACCAGCACTGGCTCCGCCCCCTGGACATTAGTTGAAGGCAACTGCCAACGCTGGGCGCAGGTGAAAGTCCTCACCCAATTCGCAGCCACTCTTACAGAAGCCCTCGACCGACTGCACATTCGGACGCCCATTCTTCCCCCTACACCCTTTCAAGAACACCTCAACCCCGCCGAACCGGATCTCTTAGCGCAAGTCGATCTCAATCTCGCCCTCTCTAAAGATGAGTACAAAAAGCAGTTACGCGAGGCACAAGTAGAACTGCTGAAACTTCAAATGAAGATTCACAAACATCAAGTGCCCGTCCTGGTGCTGTTTGAAGGTTGGGATGCGGCTGGGAAAGGAGGAGCCATCAAACGCTTAACCGATGTTCTCGACCCCCGCAGTTATGCCGTTCATCCTTTCGCAGCACCTACGGATGAAGAGAAAGCGCATCACTACCTCTGGCGGTTCTGGCGGTGGTTGCCAACAGCAGGGACAATTGGCATTGATGACCGCAGCTGGTACGGACGAGTGTTAGTAGAGCGTGTTGAAGGTTTTGCCACAGAACTGGAATGGCGCAGAGCCTACCAGGAAATCAATGAGTTTGAAAGCCAACTGACGAATGCAGGCTACGTTTTGGTCAAGTTCTGGCTGCATATTAGTCCTGAAGAACAGTATCAGCGATTCATATCGCGTCAGAATGACCCCTTTAAACAATACAAACTCACCGCCGAAGATTGGCGAAATCGGGACAATTGGGCTTTCTATGAGGTGGCAGTCAATCAAGCAATTCAGCGGACGAACACTCCTAACGCTCCCTGGACAATTGTTGCCGCGAATGATAAATACTATGCCCGTGTTAAGGTAATTCAAACCGTAACCGAGGCGATTCGGACAAAATTGAAACGTCGATAA
- a CDS encoding TonB-dependent receptor, giving the protein MNKQLLFNSFLIANAVAVFIAPLVRAEVTQVTSIRLIPTSSGIQVVLETTGGTLSQILTSSNNNIFSANIINAQLSLPEGNRFYQNNPTDAITAVSVTPLDSNSIQVVIIGKAGIPSGEVNQSDSALIFNLDNNTDSLSSEPAIEADETPEAVESSELASEPEVQVGTNEEIELVVTAKREVFTETSTPLYTINQEEIQKQGANSAAEVLRGLPGFAINDAGFGADIHTGTYYRGHSTNQSVFLLNGRPINTNINTYHGATDLNSIPVEAIEEVELSSGTSSTLYGSEAFGGVVNIITKQGQEVPRLNALVEYGSFNQSNYRISYGGSVDNLRFNLGYEDYEADNRYAVPKGAANRDSEGLLFNGDTATSNYFGGISLDLNSRNTLSLDASKISSRRGLLYFGFPLQRDRLDHDAFNIGLSWKTLLGEGEDSVLKTTLSYNQDYFNTYGPTQNIFYRTGTLNSQALNARVEHQWQTSSDNKLTWGLDLQNSYLNGDVLSTAPNQLALNESENRDRLHTAIFALNSWKISDSFQADFGLRQNFNSDFGSYLNPSVGARWAVTPTVAVRGSWASVQRNPGLDQLYVFDAVHNWLPNPDLNPETGSSWTAGVDIQFLENLTGQFTYFGSRLNDRLGVLSGRWANIGLVNTNGLEAALRWQMTPQWSTFLNYTYTDARIETGLERGFQLGLIPYSVGQFGIGYTRGGWQLNLFASYHSGARRAFFNNPGESNKDFSPSYLNLDLSGRIPITKNFGITVNLENLADVKYEKANRIYHPGLSLRIGLQSNF; this is encoded by the coding sequence ATGAATAAACAATTATTGTTCAATAGCTTTTTGATTGCGAACGCTGTAGCAGTATTCATTGCCCCTCTAGTTCGGGCAGAAGTCACACAAGTCACTAGCATTCGTTTAATTCCAACAAGTAGCGGTATTCAGGTAGTTTTAGAAACTACGGGTGGTACGCTTTCTCAAATTTTGACATCCAGCAATAACAATATCTTTTCCGCTAACATCATCAATGCTCAGTTGAGCTTACCTGAAGGAAATCGTTTCTATCAAAATAACCCTACTGATGCAATTACTGCTGTATCTGTTACTCCTTTAGATTCTAATAGTATTCAGGTAGTCATAATTGGAAAGGCTGGAATTCCAAGCGGAGAAGTTAATCAAAGTGATTCCGCGCTTATTTTCAACTTAGATAATAATACTGATTCCCTATCATCTGAGCCTGCTATCGAGGCTGATGAAACGCCAGAAGCAGTTGAATCAAGTGAGTTGGCATCTGAGCCAGAAGTTCAAGTAGGAACAAATGAAGAAATTGAATTAGTTGTAACAGCAAAAAGAGAAGTTTTCACGGAAACGTCTACGCCCCTCTATACAATTAATCAAGAAGAAATTCAAAAGCAAGGCGCTAATAGTGCAGCGGAAGTATTGAGAGGACTTCCTGGATTTGCTATTAACGATGCTGGTTTTGGCGCAGATATTCATACGGGTACTTACTACCGGGGACATTCGACTAATCAGTCTGTTTTTCTCCTCAATGGCAGACCGATTAACACGAATATTAATACTTATCATGGCGCTACCGACCTTAATAGTATTCCAGTAGAAGCAATCGAAGAAGTAGAATTATCCAGCGGCACCAGTTCTACTTTATATGGTTCGGAAGCTTTTGGAGGAGTTGTTAATATCATCACCAAACAAGGGCAAGAAGTTCCTAGACTCAATGCTTTAGTTGAATATGGCTCTTTTAATCAGTCTAACTATCGGATTAGCTATGGCGGTTCTGTTGACAATCTAAGATTTAATCTTGGCTATGAAGATTACGAGGCAGATAATCGTTATGCTGTCCCTAAAGGTGCAGCTAATCGGGATTCCGAAGGTCTTCTATTTAACGGAGATACCGCAACTAGTAACTACTTTGGTGGGATCTCACTAGATTTGAATTCTAGAAATACTCTTAGTTTAGATGCTTCTAAAATTAGCAGTCGTCGTGGGTTACTTTATTTTGGGTTTCCTCTACAAAGAGACAGATTAGATCACGATGCTTTTAATATTGGGTTATCTTGGAAGACTTTGCTAGGAGAAGGTGAAGATTCGGTTCTGAAAACGACACTTTCATACAATCAAGATTACTTTAACACTTATGGCCCAACTCAAAATATCTTCTACCGGACTGGCACCCTGAATTCTCAAGCTCTCAATGCTAGGGTAGAGCATCAGTGGCAAACATCCTCTGATAACAAGTTGACTTGGGGCTTAGATTTACAGAATAGCTACTTGAATGGGGATGTTTTAAGTACGGCTCCTAATCAGCTTGCCCTTAATGAAAGTGAAAATAGAGATAGGTTACATACAGCAATATTTGCCTTAAATAGTTGGAAGATAAGCGACTCCTTTCAGGCAGATTTTGGTCTGAGACAAAACTTTAATAGTGACTTTGGGAGTTATTTAAATCCTAGCGTCGGGGCACGATGGGCTGTTACCCCAACGGTAGCTGTGCGGGGCAGTTGGGCTTCAGTGCAGCGCAATCCTGGATTAGATCAATTGTATGTTTTTGATGCAGTTCATAACTGGTTGCCTAATCCAGATTTAAATCCGGAAACTGGCTCTTCTTGGACGGCTGGAGTCGATATCCAATTTTTAGAAAATTTGACAGGACAGTTTACCTATTTCGGCAGTCGTTTAAACGACCGCCTCGGAGTTCTATCAGGACGCTGGGCGAATATTGGGCTTGTTAATACAAATGGGTTAGAGGCGGCACTGCGCTGGCAAATGACTCCGCAATGGTCAACTTTCCTCAACTATACCTATACGGATGCGCGAATTGAAACTGGCTTGGAAAGGGGATTTCAACTAGGCTTAATTCCTTATTCCGTAGGGCAATTTGGTATCGGCTATACCAGGGGAGGATGGCAGTTGAATTTATTTGCAAGTTACCACAGTGGGGCACGAAGAGCTTTCTTTAATAATCCTGGTGAAAGCAACAAAGATTTTTCACCGTCCTACTTAAATTTAGATTTGAGCGGTCGGATTCCGATTACTAAAAATTTTGGTATTACCGTAAATTTAGAAAATTTGGCTGATGTAAAGTACGAAAAAGCTAATCGAATCTATCACCCCGGTTTAAGTTTACGAATTGGTTTACAGTCCAATTTTTAA
- a CDS encoding HupE/UreJ family protein, with product MSKDRRFAFLNLMQSRTVIVFLVLISTLLCAQQAIAHHPMGGKTPSNFFEGFFSGLAHPLIGLDHFAFVVAIGLLAVGQVWGAFIPAGFVSAALAGTGIHLLKLDLPGSEIAIAGSVIIFGALLVTPNKPNWLVILALGAIAGLFHGYAYGEAIVGAGMTPLVAYLLGFTFIQYGVALVAMLIGNAVSRKSATQPLPWQRFAGLAICSIGVVFLSNSVLG from the coding sequence ATGTCTAAAGATAGACGCTTTGCTTTCTTGAATCTGATGCAAAGCCGAACGGTAATTGTATTTTTGGTTTTAATTAGCACTTTGCTATGCGCCCAGCAGGCGATCGCTCACCATCCAATGGGTGGCAAGACGCCGTCTAATTTCTTTGAAGGGTTCTTTTCAGGGCTAGCCCACCCCTTGATTGGACTGGATCATTTTGCGTTTGTGGTGGCGATTGGGTTACTGGCGGTTGGGCAAGTGTGGGGCGCATTCATCCCAGCCGGGTTTGTGTCGGCAGCACTGGCGGGAACTGGGATTCATTTACTGAAGCTAGATTTACCGGGGTCTGAGATAGCGATCGCGGGTTCCGTGATTATCTTTGGGGCGCTGTTAGTGACGCCAAATAAACCAAACTGGCTGGTTATTCTGGCGCTGGGAGCGATCGCTGGTTTATTTCACGGCTACGCTTATGGCGAGGCAATCGTCGGTGCTGGCATGACGCCGCTTGTTGCTTACCTTCTGGGTTTCACATTTATTCAGTATGGCGTTGCCTTGGTTGCCATGCTGATTGGCAATGCAGTGAGCCGGAAATCTGCCACTCAACCGCTACCCTGGCAGCGATTCGCCGGGTTGGCTATCTGCTCGATTGGAGTGGTTTTCTTGAGTAATTCCGTCCTCGGTTAA
- a CDS encoding tetratricopeptide repeat protein, whose amino-acid sequence MSRSRIIIIFSIAVVLLNLPLIAQAQPLQITITASTDIAQMGAEDFFKRGVYKVLSGDYSQAIADLTQAIRLNPDNAQAYTNQGLARAALGDTPGAIADFSQAIEIDPSLALAYYNRGFVRSQLQDYQGAIEDFTQAIQLNPQDGDAYHCRCLVHYTLGHKQGVKADFEKATDLYLQQGKQQQYQSLLQEIKELHSSSYFLIS is encoded by the coding sequence ATGAGTCGCTCCCGCATTATTATCATCTTCAGCATTGCAGTGGTACTGCTGAATTTGCCGCTGATAGCTCAAGCTCAGCCATTACAAATCACGATAACGGCGAGTACCGATATAGCTCAAATGGGTGCTGAGGACTTCTTCAAGCGCGGAGTCTACAAGGTATTGAGCGGAGATTACAGTCAAGCGATCGCTGATTTAACCCAAGCAATTCGCCTCAATCCCGATAATGCTCAAGCTTACACGAATCAAGGTCTTGCCCGCGCTGCCCTCGGAGATACGCCAGGAGCGATCGCTGACTTTAGCCAAGCAATTGAGATCGATCCCAGCCTCGCATTAGCTTACTATAACCGGGGTTTTGTCCGCTCCCAGTTACAGGATTATCAGGGAGCAATCGAAGACTTTACCCAAGCGATTCAACTCAATCCTCAGGATGGCGACGCCTATCACTGCCGATGTCTCGTCCACTACACGTTGGGACACAAACAGGGAGTGAAAGCAGATTTCGAGAAAGCCACCGATCTCTATCTACAACAAGGCAAGCAACAACAATATCAAAGTTTACTCCAAGAAATCAAAGAGCTTCATTCGTCAAGCTATTTTTTGATTTCTTAA
- a CDS encoding BlaI/MecI/CopY family transcriptional regulator, which yields MVPLPNYRPKQLSLGPLEAEILNIVWELGSATVKDVHDRILADPDRELAYTSVTTVLRRLTQKGWLACDKQERSFSWQPLISREEAQAIKAHEQLHQFLAVGNPDVVAAFADSLDSASVEQIEAIALRLQSARKAREEGK from the coding sequence ATGGTTCCTCTACCTAACTATCGTCCCAAACAACTCTCCCTTGGCCCTTTAGAAGCAGAGATTTTAAATATCGTCTGGGAACTTGGTTCTGCCACGGTTAAGGATGTACACGATCGCATTCTGGCTGACCCAGACCGGGAGTTAGCTTATACTTCAGTAACAACGGTGCTGCGTCGCTTGACCCAAAAAGGTTGGCTAGCTTGCGATAAACAAGAACGTAGCTTCTCCTGGCAACCCTTGATTTCGCGGGAAGAAGCGCAAGCCATTAAAGCTCACGAACAGTTACACCAGTTTCTGGCAGTGGGGAACCCAGATGTCGTCGCCGCCTTTGCAGATAGCCTCGACAGCGCTAGCGTAGAGCAAATAGAAGCGATCGCGCTTCGTCTTCAATCCGCACGCAAAGCGAGAGAGGAGGGAAAATAA
- a CDS encoding YdcF family protein, with the protein MFLLLTRVLLWLLIGTLVYFLLVRWIPKQYLAWLGGLLLFVIMVMAFYNPNERLVSNAWNILSFPLKPLGLSIMLLLFAIGGVKKGGITGVAWNQLRIAFLVLLLSSLPIVAYWLAQQAEVEAIQLEQRRQLICQTQCPADITPTGSQIVGAIVVLGRGTTQANLPYRTQIQLTDTGDRILYAAQLYQEQIRSGNDPLVIVSAGPRSELIGNQDSVNEANDVAALLVRMGVPRNRIVLEPRGVDLRTSAVRVEEILRQRGIRSRRIILVSSGLNIRRANLTFANLGVTVIPRATDFFTFQGGATPARRIAVTDFVPTVEALVTTTRVVEEYLTFIYYFLRGWLTPLVL; encoded by the coding sequence ATGTTTTTACTCTTAACGCGAGTTCTGTTGTGGCTGCTGATTGGCACCTTAGTCTACTTTTTGTTAGTGCGATGGATTCCCAAACAATATCTCGCTTGGTTGGGCGGGCTACTGTTGTTTGTGATCATGGTGATGGCGTTTTACAATCCCAATGAAAGGTTGGTATCGAATGCCTGGAATATCCTTTCGTTTCCGCTCAAACCGTTGGGGTTGTCAATTATGCTTTTGCTGTTCGCCATTGGCGGGGTGAAAAAGGGAGGCATAACAGGCGTAGCCTGGAACCAACTTAGGATAGCCTTCCTCGTTTTGCTGCTGTCTAGTTTGCCCATTGTTGCCTACTGGCTGGCTCAGCAAGCAGAAGTGGAGGCGATTCAACTGGAGCAACGACGCCAACTTATTTGCCAAACTCAATGTCCGGCTGATATTACGCCGACCGGATCTCAAATTGTGGGGGCGATTGTGGTGCTGGGGCGAGGGACGACACAAGCAAATCTTCCCTATCGGACGCAGATTCAATTAACTGATACAGGCGATCGCATTCTATACGCTGCTCAGCTTTATCAAGAACAGATACGGAGCGGCAATGACCCCTTAGTCATTGTCAGCGCCGGACCCAGATCGGAGCTGATCGGGAATCAAGATAGTGTCAATGAGGCTAACGATGTCGCGGCGCTGCTGGTCAGGATGGGTGTGCCCCGAAACCGAATTGTGCTTGAACCTCGTGGGGTTGATCTCCGTACCAGTGCGGTCAGGGTTGAGGAAATCTTGAGACAACGTGGGATTCGATCGCGCCGCATTATCCTTGTTTCTTCTGGCTTAAATATTCGCCGTGCTAACCTCACTTTTGCCAATTTGGGCGTCACGGTCATCCCCAGAGCGACAGATTTCTTCACCTTTCAAGGCGGGGCGACGCCCGCCCGACGGATCGCCGTCACGGATTTTGTTCCGACTGTGGAAGCGTTGGTCACAACAACGCGAGTGGTAGAAGAATATCTCACCTTCATCTACTACTTTCTGCGTGGCTGGTTGACACCCCTCGTTTTATAG
- a CDS encoding ABC transporter ATP-binding protein: MAHSRLQKLGAYLRPHWRQATLGVIALFVVNAVGVYIPLLIRDSVDDLRQAFDFAQIWKYVALILILASAMWVVRMASRILLFGVGRQVEFDLKQKIFQHLLTLEPSYFASNTAGDLINRATSDVDNIRRLLGFAVLSLANTVFAYGLTLPVMLSINLQLSLLAIAVYPFMLIAVQLFSDRLRNEQLELQEELSSVSELIQEDMSGIALIKIYAQEENERRAFSRLNNRLLQANIKLAKTRNTLFPIIQGMAFISLLILLWVGARSIVAGAITIGDFLALILYTERLVFPTALLGFTITAYQRGEVSIDRIESILMAEAKIKDTPNALNLPVEKVSGKLTARQLSYTFPGAATPALKNVSFTIEPGETVAIVGPIGSGKSTLANALPRLVDIPSESLFLDGNDITQIKLPDLRGAIAYVPQDSFLFSTTIKNNIRYGNPLSEQSEIMNAAKQAQIHPEILNFPQQYETIVGERGITLSGGQRQRTALARALLMDSPILILDDALSSVDNQTATAILNNLSEGVQRKTVIFISHQLSAAATADRIFVMDRGEIVQSGTHAELLREPGLYRSLWNQHELKEILS; this comes from the coding sequence ATGGCTCACTCTCGGCTGCAAAAATTGGGTGCTTATCTGCGTCCCCACTGGCGGCAGGCTACCTTAGGCGTCATCGCGCTGTTTGTTGTGAATGCAGTGGGCGTTTATATCCCTTTGCTGATTCGAGATAGCGTTGACGACCTCCGCCAAGCGTTTGACTTCGCTCAAATCTGGAAGTATGTAGCGCTAATCCTGATTCTGGCTTCGGCGATGTGGGTGGTGCGGATGGCTTCGCGCATCTTGCTGTTTGGAGTCGGGCGACAAGTAGAATTTGACCTGAAACAAAAGATTTTTCAGCATCTACTCACCCTGGAACCGTCTTATTTTGCTAGCAATACAGCGGGAGATTTGATTAACCGGGCGACTAGCGATGTGGATAATATCCGGCGTCTGCTGGGATTTGCTGTGTTGAGTTTGGCGAATACAGTTTTTGCCTACGGATTGACATTGCCAGTGATGCTGTCGATTAATTTGCAGCTGAGTCTGCTGGCGATCGCAGTCTATCCGTTTATGCTGATTGCTGTGCAACTATTTAGCGATCGCTTGCGGAATGAACAGCTAGAGTTACAAGAGGAACTCTCCAGCGTCAGCGAATTGATTCAAGAAGATATGAGCGGGATTGCTCTAATCAAAATCTACGCTCAGGAGGAGAACGAGCGCCGCGCCTTCTCCCGATTAAACAACCGCTTGTTGCAAGCCAATATCAAATTGGCAAAGACGAGAAATACCTTGTTTCCCATCATTCAAGGGATGGCTTTTATCAGCTTACTGATATTGCTATGGGTAGGAGCGCGGTCAATTGTGGCAGGTGCGATTACGATTGGCGATTTTCTAGCGTTGATTCTCTACACCGAGCGATTAGTTTTCCCCACTGCTTTACTGGGTTTTACGATAACTGCTTACCAACGAGGTGAGGTGAGTATTGACCGCATTGAGTCGATTCTCATGGCAGAAGCCAAAATTAAAGATACTCCGAATGCACTGAATTTACCAGTTGAAAAAGTAAGCGGTAAATTAACAGCTCGTCAGCTGAGTTATACGTTTCCCGGAGCCGCAACTCCGGCGCTTAAGAATGTTAGCTTTACCATTGAACCAGGAGAAACCGTGGCAATTGTCGGGCCAATTGGCTCCGGAAAATCGACGCTTGCCAATGCCTTGCCGCGATTAGTGGATATTCCAAGCGAGAGTTTGTTCCTAGATGGCAATGATATTACGCAGATAAAATTGCCCGATTTGCGGGGAGCGATCGCTTATGTCCCTCAAGACAGTTTTCTGTTCAGCACTACCATCAAAAACAACATTCGCTACGGCAATCCTCTGAGCGAACAGTCAGAGATTATGAATGCTGCCAAGCAAGCACAAATTCACCCAGAAATTCTTAATTTTCCGCAGCAATACGAAACCATTGTCGGAGAACGCGGCATCACCCTCTCAGGCGGACAGCGACAGCGAACTGCTCTCGCCCGTGCTTTGCTGATGGATTCCCCGATTCTGATTTTGGATGATGCTCTCTCTAGCGTCGATAATCAGACTGCCACAGCGATTTTGAATAATCTATCGGAAGGCGTTCAGCGCAAAACGGTGATTTTTATCTCTCACCAACTGTCTGCGGCTGCAACTGCCGATCGCATTTTTGTGATGGATCGAGGTGAGATCGTGCAGTCTGGGACTCATGCCGAGCTTTTGCGAGAACCTGGGCTTTACCGTTCGCTTTGGAACCAGCACGAGCTAAAGGAAATCCTGAGCTAA